Within the Phycisphaerae bacterium genome, the region GATGTTCTGCAGGCGCGATGATCCGGAGGGGTTTCTCATCTACGATGCGATGGCCGCGCTCAAACCCAAGTTCACCTTGTTCACCGGCGACAGCGTCTATCTTGACAACGAGCCACCGATTGCCAACACGGTTGAACTCGCACGCCACCACTGGCACCGAATGCATAGCCTGCCTCGCTTGGTCCGGTTTTACCTGCAGGTCCCCGGCTATTGGGAGAAGGACGACCACGACACATACTGCAACGACTGCTGGCCGACGATAGAAGCCCCGCTGATGGCGCCGCTGACCTATGAGCAGGGGCTGCGCGTCTTTCGAGAGCAGGTGCCTGCGCCTCCGCGGTTGTATCGCACCGTGCGGTGGGGCAAAGACCTCGAAATCTGGCTGGTCGAAGGCCGCGACTTCCGATCTCCCAACGATATGCCCGACGGCCCCGACAAGACCATCTGGGGAATCGAACAGAAGGAGTGGCTGAAGAAAACTCTCGTGGCCAGTGATGCAACCTTCAAGATTCTCGTCAGCCCGACGCCGATCATCGGTCCGGACCGAGCCAAGAAGGCCGACAACCACTCCAACAAGGCGTTCGCTCACGAGGGCAACGAGTTTCGCCAATGGGTCAGGGAAAACCTGCCAGGGAGCTTCATGATCTTCTGTGGCGATCGACACTGGCAGTACCACTCGGTGGATCCGGCGACAGGGGTGGAGGAATTCGACTGTGGGCCGGCTAGCGATGAGCATGCCGGCGGTTCACCCGGTCTGGACCCTGCCTATCACCGGTTCCATCGCCTCAAGGGCGGCTTCCTGTCCGCCACTGTGCAGAGAATCGACGACCATCCGCGCCTTATAGTGCGCCTGCACGACGTCGGGGGCCGAGTGGTGTACGAAAGACGATTCGAACAGTGAGATAACGGTAGTTGGGAGCATCGATCATGGGACTTTTCGGCCTGATTCTCGTTCACATGCTGACGGCCGTGCCGCCGGCAGATTCGGCGACATCGGAAGCGGATGCAAAAATGCCACCGGCGTCACAACCGGCAATCATTCGCGGCCTCATGTTTGTCGGAGGCCATGCCCATGATTTCGACATGGAACCGGCACGATTAGCCGAACTCCTCAGGCGACAGGAGAACATCGACATTCGAATCACCACCGACTTGGGCGAGTTGACGACCGGCAACGTGGCGACCGTTGATGTGCTGATGTTCAACGCCTGTCTCGACAAGGGAATGGACGAGGCGAAACAACGCGTACTCCTCGACGCGCTTCGCAGGGGCAAAGGCCTCGTTGCCATGCACTGTGCTCTCTGGTGCTTCCAGGATTGGGTGGAATGGCGCCGGATGCTGGGCGGCATAGTCCTCAAGCACGACCTGTACGGGCCCTTTGAAATTGGGGTGGTTTACCCCGCACATCCCATTGCCCAAGGGGTGCCGGCCACTCTTGCGATTACGGATGAACCATACTATGTGGATGAGCGCGGACCGGATATCTGCGTCATTGCCCAGACCTTAAGAACCCATCCGGGCCGACAGACTTCCGAGCCGCAAGTGTGGACGAACCGCTATATGGGTGGGCGAATATTCGTCATTGCCATGGGGCATGACGAACATGCTTTATTCCATCCGGCTTATCTGAAGCTGCTGACGAACGGAATTCGTTGGGCAGCCACCCGACTCGGACCCGCGCAGGTGCTCAGTGATCATGAGCGCCGGGAAGGTTTCATTCCGTTGTTCGACGGAACAACGCTGCGCGGATGGCGTTACGACCCAAGACTGTGGACGGTCCGCGATGGAACGATCGTCGGGAGCACTTACCCCACACCCCTGGCCGTCAACTCCTGCGCGATCGCCGACGGTCGCTACAGCGATTTCATCCTGCGTTTCAGCGTCAAGTTTGTCAGCGGCAACAGCGGCGTTCAATTTCGAAGCCTCGAACTCCCGAACTTCGAAGTTGCTGGATATCAAGTAGATATCGTTCCGTTGGGCTGGGGAAACCTTCACGAACAAAACGGCCGCAGACGACTTGTTGACGGCTGGACCAAAAAGGCTGAATACGCCGTCAATCTGCAAGATTGGAACGACATGGAAGTCCAAGCCCGCGGCCGGCGCATCATCCTCAAAACCAATGGGGTGATTACCGCTGATTACCTGGAAACCGATGAAAGCGTTCCTCTCACTGGAATCATCGCCTTGCAGTTGCATCGCGAGACGCTGATGGAAGTTCAGTTCACCAATATCCGGATCAAGCCTCTCGACACGTCAGACGCCTCCGGGAAGGCGGAATCGCCCCTCCGGCGTTAAGTGAAGATGAAAGCCTCACATTGCTGGCTATCGATCAGGCGGCACAAGATGCTGTCGCATCCAACTAGCGATCGAACCGGGCTGACAAGCGCCGTTCTTCTGAACGTGGCGGATTGACGCCGGCAAAGACAGAGGCATTTGTCCCGCGTGGAACAAAAGGACACCAAAACCGCCACGAATCCCAGAAAAGAGGCTTGCTTTTTCTTTGCTTTTGCTCATAATACCGAACGTCGTTTTACGTCTGAAAGGAGTAACACATGGATAAGGCAAAACGATCCTACTTTCTGCCGAGCAAGCTGGTGACCCTGTTTGATCGCGAGTGCACAAAGGGCGGCTATGTTCGGGAACGCGTGGTGGCGGCCGCGATCGCCAACTTCCTCAAAGCTTCGCCGGTTGAGCGGCATGAGATGTTCGTCTACCTCGACCAGCTCATGACTGGCGGCAAGGGCAAGAAGTAAACGCCGACCGACGTACCTCCGGCACCTGCTTCTGGGGTGCCGGAGGTGCCTTCGGGGATCGATGCCGCGCGGCCTCTGTTCAATACCATCCTATCAGGCCGGCCGCTTTCAGTGATTCGGTTCACCGAAGTGTGCGCTAGATTCGGGCGCCGCAGGGTAACAACCGGTCTCTTGCTCCCCATGTACTTGGCCGAAAGGGTACAAGAAGATCAAGTCGCCGAACCTATCGGCGCATCCTGCACGATTTGACTCGACAGCGTTCACAGGGAATCCCATGAGCGGCAATTCGGTCTTGAGGACCAATCCCGACAAGGCCCGACACGCTCTTTATCGGACGCATGATCATGGTCGGCAGCAGTTCAACGCCCACCAGGTTCGAATCGAGAATTGAAAACAGCGTCTTCTGCTCTTCCAGGGCCATCCCGCAGTAACCCGGGCTGAACGGCAGCGTTACCGCCTCCCCCGCCTGGGCATCGCACCAGAGAACATGATCTGCCATGGCATCGGCCGCCGAGTCGGCAGCCACGGAGCCGATGGCGTCAATGGTGAAGCCCTCCAGCGTCGCGCCCTGCTCCATTCTACGCTCGGCTGCCTGTTCGATCTCCTCGCCAATGGTCACAATGAAAACAGCCACGCGACCGGCCGGCTCAAGAAAATCTGCGATCTGTCCCTCGAAAACATGACCGTCTCTCAAGTGCAAACGGCCCTCGCCGATGGACATAACATCACAAACGGCATACACCCCGCGAGGACGAATGTCATCCTGGAACCGCCCCACATACTCATGAACCATACGCACGATGGACTGCTTGATCGGGCCCTTGCGCACTCCGCCCATCGTGCGCAGCACCTCTTCCGGATCCAGGGTAATCTCCAGATCGATGACTTGTTGTTGAATGCTCATGCGGACCCTCGCCGGGATCGGGCCGTATCAATCATAGCCCTCACGTTCGCAACCGGCGAGAAAGAGTCTATTTCGCAACCCGGCATGACGCACGCCGTGGTGTGCGGAAGTGTCGCGTCAATGAACTCCGCGACCATACGGCTGACTTGGTCGGCGGTGCCGTGGCAGGCCATCTGCGTTGTTGGAGCGTTCATGGCGCATCGCTTGCCGTGGAAAAGCCTGGCCACTTGTTCGCACCACTGCGGCCATGATATATCCTGACCGTAGTAGGGCATGTCGTACTGCACCGCCTTGATCCCGTCCCAAGCGGCGAGCAGCTCCAGGGCCTTAGGCAGGTTGTGACCGCAGATATGCCAGAAGACATAAGGAAATATCTTCTTGGCCTTGTCCAGCCAGATCCGGTCGACGTCGCCGAACTTGTCCAGATGCCGGGGTCCCCAGGTCCTCGCGCCCCCGAATCCACAACAGAACTGGGCCCCGTTCTTGGCAGCGAATTCGGCATAGAAATCCAGCGCCTCGAGACGTTCCTTCAAGCAGAGGTCCAGATAATACCGGATCTTGTCCTCCGGCTCGGTAACCATCCACTTCAGGAAGTTCTGGACCTCGACCACCGTTTCGGCATAGTTCGTGGGCGTGGCAATGCCCACGATCACGGGCACCTGCCGGCCCATCTTCTCCTGGAACTCGAGAAGCTGAAGCATGTGCGGGGTATAATGCGTGGCGGGGCGGGAACCTGCCGTGTATTTCTCCCAAGTCCGCTGCTCGTACATGGCGATTGCCTCGTCCAGCGTTTGGGCGATCGGCTTGAAAAGCAGGTAATCGTCTTTGCCACGATGGATGAAATGCTCGGGCCGCTTCTCCGGGGGGATAAAGTTCTCAATCTGGTGGCTGATGTCCACGTACATCCAGATCGCATCACAGCGCAGGTCGGCCCAGGTCTTAATGCACGCGTCAGTCGTCTTATCAACGTCGTTGTAGATCGCCTTATGCGAATAGCCTGCATACGTGATCTGCCAGTAGTCCAATTCCGGAGCGACAGGAACCATGTCGGTTTCCTTCAGATCGAAAGCCGCCGCCATTCGCTCCCAGTGAGTCATCTCGCCCACCGGTTTGATCTTGCCTTTCAGACGCTCCACCCATTGATCGACAACCTTGCTCATGCCCCTGGCTCCGTGTCGAAAACCGTCTTGACGCCTCGAATTCCTGTCCGCATGCGGCGATGCCGGCCGCTCGCACGACCGGAAAACCTCATTCCTCATCGGCCGGCGCGCCGAGGAGACGCTTGATTTTCTTGACCGCGACCCAGGCGTCGTCGCTCGCGTCATCGGCTCCCATTCTGCGAGCGGCATCGGCATCCACCGCCGGACCGCCGCATATGATCTTGACCTGATTCCGCAAACCGGCCTTTTCGATGGCCGCGACCGTCTCCTTGGTGTGCATAAAAGTCGAGGTCATGTACGTTCCGAACCCGACAATCTGGGGCTTGTGCTGGCGGATCGCCTCGACGAAGGCGTCATCGCTGGCACTGACGCCGATGTCGATCACCCGGATGCCGTTGGCTTCGAAAACAGGCATGGCCACGTTCTTGCCCACCGTGTGGATGTCACCGTGGATGTTGCCCATCACCATGGTGCCGATCACGCAATCGTCTCCGCCGGCCAACAATAACGGGCGCACCACGGCCAGGCCCGCGAAGTATACGTCGCACGCCACCAGCACCTCGGGCATGAACATGTCCCCGGTATTGAAAGCCTTGCCCACCCGACGCATGCCCTCCGACAGACCATTCGTCAGGATGTCGGCAGGCTTCATGCCCGACGCCAAAGCCTGTTCCACCAGGGACTTGACGTTTTTCGCGTCCAGGTTCTCCACTGCCGAGGCCAGGCCGGCCAACATCTCCGAGTTGCTCATCAGTGCCATACCTCCGGTCGCATGCTCGTCACAACACCCACAGTACCGTTGCTGCCGTCCCGTGCACGGATTCCCCTCCGGCGAAACATCCGCCTGGGACCGTGTTAGAATATCGCCCGCCGCTTCTCATGTCCATGATCATCTGTTGTTTGCCTTGCCTCACACGCGTCTCAAAGCCTTTTTTTGAGTGGGTCGAAGCAAAGACCTGCCGTCTGATCCGCCCCTCTCGTCACGGTCTGGCGAAGCCTGGAACCCTACGGTTGCCGCCTCACGCACTTCTCAAAGAACGCCA harbors:
- a CDS encoding ThuA domain-containing protein, with product MGLFGLILVHMLTAVPPADSATSEADAKMPPASQPAIIRGLMFVGGHAHDFDMEPARLAELLRRQENIDIRITTDLGELTTGNVATVDVLMFNACLDKGMDEAKQRVLLDALRRGKGLVAMHCALWCFQDWVEWRRMLGGIVLKHDLYGPFEIGVVYPAHPIAQGVPATLAITDEPYYVDERGPDICVIAQTLRTHPGRQTSEPQVWTNRYMGGRIFVIAMGHDEHALFHPAYLKLLTNGIRWAATRLGPAQVLSDHERREGFIPLFDGTTLRGWRYDPRLWTVRDGTIVGSTYPTPLAVNSCAIADGRYSDFILRFSVKFVSGNSGVQFRSLELPNFEVAGYQVDIVPLGWGNLHEQNGRRRLVDGWTKKAEYAVNLQDWNDMEVQARGRRIILKTNGVITADYLETDESVPLTGIIALQLHRETLMEVQFTNIRIKPLDTSDASGKAESPLRR
- a CDS encoding alkaline phosphatase D family protein, with amino-acid sequence MFCRRDDPEGFLIYDAMAALKPKFTLFTGDSVYLDNEPPIANTVELARHHWHRMHSLPRLVRFYLQVPGYWEKDDHDTYCNDCWPTIEAPLMAPLTYEQGLRVFREQVPAPPRLYRTVRWGKDLEIWLVEGRDFRSPNDMPDGPDKTIWGIEQKEWLKKTLVASDATFKILVSPTPIIGPDRAKKADNHSNKAFAHEGNEFRQWVRENLPGSFMIFCGDRHWQYHSVDPATGVEEFDCGPASDEHAGGSPGLDPAYHRFHRLKGGFLSATVQRIDDHPRLIVRLHDVGGRVVYERRFEQ
- a CDS encoding uroporphyrinogen decarboxylase family protein is translated as MSKVVDQWVERLKGKIKPVGEMTHWERMAAAFDLKETDMVPVAPELDYWQITYAGYSHKAIYNDVDKTTDACIKTWADLRCDAIWMYVDISHQIENFIPPEKRPEHFIHRGKDDYLLFKPIAQTLDEAIAMYEQRTWEKYTAGSRPATHYTPHMLQLLEFQEKMGRQVPVIVGIATPTNYAETVVEVQNFLKWMVTEPEDKIRYYLDLCLKERLEALDFYAEFAAKNGAQFCCGFGGARTWGPRHLDKFGDVDRIWLDKAKKIFPYVFWHICGHNLPKALELLAAWDGIKAVQYDMPYYGQDISWPQWCEQVARLFHGKRCAMNAPTTQMACHGTADQVSRMVAEFIDATLPHTTACVMPGCEIDSFSPVANVRAMIDTARSRRGSA
- a CDS encoding cobalamin-dependent protein (Presence of a B(12) (cobalamin)-binding domain implies dependence on cobalamin itself, in one of its several forms, or in some unusual lineages, dependence on a cobalamin-like analog.) yields the protein MSNSEMLAGLASAVENLDAKNVKSLVEQALASGMKPADILTNGLSEGMRRVGKAFNTGDMFMPEVLVACDVYFAGLAVVRPLLLAGGDDCVIGTMVMGNIHGDIHTVGKNVAMPVFEANGIRVIDIGVSASDDAFVEAIRQHKPQIVGFGTYMTSTFMHTKETVAAIEKAGLRNQVKIICGGPAVDADAARRMGADDASDDAWVAVKKIKRLLGAPADEE
- a CDS encoding vitamin B12 dependent-methionine synthase activation domain-containing protein: MSIQQQVIDLEITLDPEEVLRTMGGVRKGPIKQSIVRMVHEYVGRFQDDIRPRGVYAVCDVMSIGEGRLHLRDGHVFEGQIADFLEPAGRVAVFIVTIGEEIEQAAERRMEQGATLEGFTIDAIGSVAADSAADAMADHVLWCDAQAGEAVTLPFSPGYCGMALEEQKTLFSILDSNLVGVELLPTMIMRPIKSVSGLVGIGPQDRIAAHGIPCERCRVKSCRMRR